One segment of Natronosalvus halobius DNA contains the following:
- the trxA gene encoding thioredoxin, giving the protein MSTDDETNPAEDDELERIRERKIEQLKAKAEQDDQRASSPDQPIAIESQTHFEQVLQEHGRVLVDFYADWCGPCQMLAPVLDRLAAETPGTIAKVDTEALPGVAQQYGVRGLPTLILFESGQPAKQLVGMQDESTLRGLLE; this is encoded by the coding sequence ATGAGCACTGACGACGAGACGAATCCGGCGGAGGACGACGAACTCGAACGCATACGCGAACGCAAGATCGAGCAACTGAAAGCGAAAGCCGAACAGGACGATCAGCGCGCCTCGAGTCCAGACCAACCGATCGCCATCGAGAGCCAGACGCACTTCGAGCAGGTGCTCCAGGAGCACGGTCGCGTGCTCGTCGACTTCTACGCCGATTGGTGCGGTCCCTGCCAGATGCTCGCGCCCGTCCTCGACCGGCTCGCCGCCGAAACGCCGGGCACGATCGCGAAAGTCGATACCGAGGCGCTCCCGGGGGTCGCCCAGCAGTACGGCGTTCGTGGGCTTCCGACGCTGATTCTCTTCGAGAGCGGCCAGCCCGCCAAACAGCTGGTGGGGATGCAGGACGAATCGACGTTACGTGGGCTGCTCGAGTAG
- a CDS encoding universal stress protein produces MTRSIFVPHDGSSHAQAALEYALETFPDASIVLFHAIDPFEVTPTEEQLPPLTDAWLTEHESEAADLFAEAKASLEDDAVIETATAVGSPAQSIVAHAEDADADQIVMGSRGRGGAAGLQMGSTAEIVVKRANVPVTVVR; encoded by the coding sequence ATGACACGCTCGATTTTCGTCCCGCACGACGGATCCTCGCACGCACAGGCGGCCCTCGAGTACGCCCTCGAAACGTTTCCGGACGCCTCGATCGTCCTGTTCCACGCGATCGATCCGTTCGAAGTGACCCCGACCGAGGAACAGCTTCCGCCCCTGACCGACGCCTGGCTCACCGAACACGAGTCGGAGGCCGCCGATCTCTTCGCCGAAGCGAAGGCGTCGCTCGAAGACGACGCGGTGATCGAAACCGCGACCGCCGTCGGGTCGCCAGCCCAGTCTATCGTGGCGCACGCCGAGGACGCGGACGCCGACCAGATCGTCATGGGCAGTCGCGGACGCGGCGGCGCGGCCGGTCTACAGATGGGGAGCACGGCCGAAATCGTCGTCAAGCGAGCGAACGTTCCGGTGACGGTCGTTCGGTGA
- a CDS encoding AI-2E family transporter — MERDRVLGRRIAVGSIVAALFLVVAYVALSFLGVLVFAVFLYYAVRPIYRTLDRFNVPRRPRAILALVLFGVPFLVLITYTVAVIVIETQALLAAYNVQDQFLEQVVTEIDVTGLDLDEIRGIVTDLSSQASLGVVVLSLAGTVSVVSGAVVQLIIVVTLVYYMLVDGPRFVSWVLDTYDESGVMRAYARAVDPELSMTLFGNIVNVFVTAIVGVVTFYTYNFFAPAPVDVPFPALIGALTGIGSLIPVVGIKLVYVPVIVLLAGNAWATGDLSLLVPVGALAAVSAVVVDFIPDFFIRAHISGKQTHTGMLLVSYIVGPLVFGFYGLFLAPILLILVINAVYILLPYVLTGQPTGVRQARLTEYRSGRFEDSRAERTGAERTGAERTGAERTESELTEAEPTASSEGPSDRR, encoded by the coding sequence ATGGAACGCGACCGTGTGCTCGGCCGTCGGATCGCTGTCGGATCGATCGTCGCCGCCCTGTTCCTGGTGGTCGCCTACGTTGCCCTCTCGTTCCTCGGCGTTCTCGTCTTCGCAGTCTTCCTCTACTACGCCGTTCGCCCGATCTACCGCACCCTCGATCGGTTCAACGTGCCGAGACGGCCGCGGGCGATCCTCGCGCTCGTCCTGTTCGGCGTGCCGTTTCTCGTTCTCATCACCTACACCGTCGCCGTCATTGTCATCGAGACACAGGCGTTGCTCGCAGCATACAACGTGCAGGATCAATTTCTCGAGCAGGTGGTCACGGAAATCGACGTAACCGGCCTCGACCTGGACGAAATTCGAGGAATCGTTACGGACCTCTCCTCGCAGGCCTCCCTCGGTGTCGTGGTGTTGAGCCTCGCAGGGACGGTCAGCGTCGTCAGCGGTGCGGTCGTCCAGTTGATCATCGTGGTCACGCTGGTGTACTACATGCTCGTCGACGGCCCGCGATTCGTCTCGTGGGTACTCGATACCTACGACGAGTCGGGAGTCATGCGCGCGTATGCTCGCGCCGTGGACCCCGAACTCTCGATGACGCTCTTCGGTAACATCGTCAACGTGTTCGTCACGGCCATCGTCGGTGTCGTGACGTTCTACACGTACAATTTCTTCGCGCCAGCCCCCGTTGACGTTCCGTTTCCGGCGCTGATCGGCGCGCTCACCGGTATTGGGAGCCTCATTCCGGTCGTCGGCATCAAACTCGTCTACGTCCCCGTCATCGTCCTCCTCGCGGGGAACGCGTGGGCGACTGGCGACCTCTCGCTCCTCGTGCCGGTAGGTGCATTGGCGGCCGTCAGCGCGGTCGTCGTCGACTTCATCCCTGACTTCTTTATCCGGGCACACATCAGCGGCAAGCAAACCCACACGGGAATGCTCCTGGTCTCTTACATCGTCGGGCCTCTCGTCTTCGGTTTCTACGGGCTGTTCCTCGCCCCAATTTTGCTGATTCTCGTGATCAACGCCGTCTACATCCTCCTCCCGTACGTCCTCACCGGCCAGCCGACGGGGGTCCGACAGGCCCGACTCACCGAATACCGCAGCGGACGGTTCGAGGATTCGAGGGCCGAACGAACCGGGGCCGAACGAACCGGGGCCGAACGAACCGGGGCCGAACGAACCGAGAGTGAACTAACCGAGGCCGAGCCAACCGCCTCGAGCGAGGGACCGTCCGATCGCCGGTAA
- a CDS encoding metal-dependent hydrolase, whose amino-acid sequence MVEPIGHGAMALLFAVPAWVLWGRRPAVTFAALTQVTALLPDIDLLFEPYFSHPQLQHHGLTHTVPFVLVVGLVFGAVAARTLTRTLNAHRLIRSDSISPETTFVFATSAFWAGGLSHIFVDLLSSAPDAAMEPFWPIYPGEIVINIVAYDSTPVNVGLVVVAVVTHVALYRAERYPYETRWSVGS is encoded by the coding sequence ATGGTCGAACCAATCGGTCACGGCGCGATGGCACTACTGTTCGCCGTTCCCGCCTGGGTCCTGTGGGGTCGTCGACCGGCGGTTACGTTCGCCGCGCTCACACAGGTCACGGCGCTACTTCCGGACATCGACCTCCTTTTCGAGCCCTATTTTTCACATCCTCAGCTCCAACACCACGGGTTGACACACACCGTTCCGTTCGTCCTGGTGGTCGGCCTCGTCTTCGGCGCCGTGGCCGCACGAACGCTCACGCGGACGTTGAACGCTCATCGCTTGATACGAAGCGATTCGATCTCTCCCGAGACGACATTCGTCTTCGCAACGAGTGCGTTCTGGGCTGGTGGCCTCAGTCACATTTTCGTCGACCTGCTCTCGTCGGCGCCGGATGCGGCGATGGAGCCCTTCTGGCCGATTTACCCCGGCGAAATCGTCATCAATATCGTCGCATACGATTCGACGCCGGTGAACGTGGGACTGGTCGTCGTCGCCGTTGTAACGCACGTGGCGCTGTATCGTGCCGAGCGTTACCCCTACGAAACTCGGTGGAGCGTCGGGTCGTAG
- a CDS encoding DUF7344 domain-containing protein: protein MVTVDNVLGLLNEKRRRYALYYLNEQDGAVPVEEVVEAVADMETDEGSYPRPKEKWNNIELSLHHNHLQKADEYDFIHYDSEAGVVELVESPTELDIILTVANVLERTN from the coding sequence ATGGTAACGGTTGACAATGTGCTAGGGCTTCTCAATGAGAAGCGCCGCCGATATGCACTGTACTATCTCAACGAACAGGATGGCGCAGTGCCAGTCGAGGAGGTGGTGGAAGCGGTAGCGGACATGGAAACGGACGAGGGGTCCTATCCCCGCCCCAAGGAGAAGTGGAACAACATCGAACTCTCGCTTCATCACAACCACCTTCAGAAAGCCGACGAGTACGACTTCATCCACTACGATTCGGAGGCGGGTGTCGTCGAACTCGTCGAATCCCCTACCGAACTCGATATCATCCTCACCGTGGCGAACGTACTCGAACGGACGAACTGA
- a CDS encoding PQQ-binding-like beta-propeller repeat protein: MSRPPHVSRRQVLAGGSLALAGFAGCGLPGYGTYSRDQHSFDPDILPYDETYPDRDDATMFRRGLRRLGYYPEETVPESVSVNWSLPVNYIGHTAAKSSPLPTPDGETILIPSDTGRIHAVTPRGEHRWTRMTGASRSLGFHGTPTVIGDVAYLGGYDGDMYAFDPETGDEIWHTTAGQLDGSIAIGSSPAYWDGVIYVVTEYSNPNAGTMWALDAGTGEPLWKDDRLWGMPHPSTAIDPETERMVTGSNDGVVYAWEFPSLEFAWEFETGHHVKGTIPTYDGSAFVGSWDGYFYRLDLEDGTEEWSFEIGEVIMSNPGIDPETNVVYTGGDDWNVYALDADTGEEQWSTHVEGNVLGSLTVTADAVLVGSYDGHLYALEKDTGDVRWKVMNRGYVTSEPIPRDGRIYYAERARISNYWSDTEEAVFEAPGHAYCLVQDE; encoded by the coding sequence ATGAGCCGTCCACCGCACGTCTCGAGACGACAGGTTCTCGCCGGGGGGAGCCTGGCTCTGGCGGGATTTGCCGGCTGTGGGCTCCCTGGGTACGGCACCTACTCGCGGGATCAGCACTCGTTCGACCCCGATATCCTGCCCTACGACGAAACGTACCCGGACCGCGACGACGCGACGATGTTTCGCCGCGGGCTCCGCCGCCTGGGATACTACCCAGAGGAGACCGTGCCGGAGTCGGTGTCAGTCAACTGGTCGCTCCCGGTCAACTACATCGGTCACACCGCAGCGAAATCGAGTCCCCTGCCGACGCCCGACGGTGAGACGATCCTGATCCCGTCCGACACCGGCCGCATCCACGCGGTGACCCCGCGCGGTGAGCACAGGTGGACGCGGATGACGGGTGCCTCGCGATCCCTGGGCTTTCACGGAACGCCAACCGTCATCGGCGACGTGGCCTACCTCGGAGGCTACGACGGCGACATGTACGCCTTCGATCCCGAAACCGGCGACGAGATCTGGCACACGACGGCCGGCCAACTCGACGGCTCGATCGCCATCGGCTCGAGCCCGGCCTACTGGGACGGCGTGATCTACGTCGTCACCGAGTACTCGAACCCGAACGCGGGGACGATGTGGGCGCTCGACGCCGGCACCGGCGAGCCGCTGTGGAAGGACGACCGCCTGTGGGGGATGCCCCACCCTTCGACGGCCATCGACCCCGAGACCGAGCGGATGGTCACCGGTTCGAACGACGGCGTCGTCTACGCCTGGGAATTTCCGTCGTTGGAGTTCGCCTGGGAGTTCGAGACCGGCCACCACGTCAAGGGGACGATCCCGACCTACGACGGCAGCGCGTTCGTCGGCTCCTGGGACGGGTACTTCTACCGACTCGACCTCGAGGACGGCACCGAGGAGTGGTCGTTCGAGATCGGCGAGGTGATCATGTCGAATCCGGGAATCGACCCCGAGACGAACGTCGTCTACACGGGCGGCGACGACTGGAACGTCTACGCGCTGGACGCCGACACAGGCGAAGAGCAGTGGTCGACCCACGTCGAGGGCAACGTACTGGGGTCGCTGACGGTGACCGCCGACGCGGTGCTGGTGGGCTCCTACGACGGCCACCTCTACGCACTCGAGAAGGACACCGGCGACGTTCGATGGAAGGTGATGAACCGCGGCTACGTGACCAGCGAACCGATTCCGCGCGACGGCCGGATCTATTACGCCGAACGGGCCAGGATCTCGAACTACTGGAGCGACACCGAGGAGGCGGTCTTCGAGGCGCCTGGACACGCTTACTGTCTCGTCCAGGACGAGTAA
- a CDS encoding DUF7501 family protein, with translation MSTHATHWNDTATCPFCGGELSDPGAGFVDHLGVNPECQTEFDSWRDNVADDLGGTWSG, from the coding sequence ATGTCAACGCACGCAACACACTGGAACGACACCGCGACCTGCCCGTTCTGCGGCGGTGAACTGAGCGACCCCGGTGCCGGGTTCGTCGACCACCTCGGCGTCAACCCCGAGTGCCAGACCGAGTTCGATAGCTGGCGCGACAACGTCGCCGACGACCTCGGCGGTACCTGGAGCGGGTAG
- a CDS encoding gamma-glutamyltransferase family protein produces the protein MSTDYDLDRFDSRRSSVHATGGMVATSQPLAAQAGLSILEDGGNAFDAAVATAAALNVVEPTSTGLGGDVFALYRTADGEVGAMRACGGAPAEATIENVTRSVQEREDAVDWYPESRGYAVDDTGDDDLEMPFLGPHAVTVPGTARGWEATVEELGTLTLADVLEPAIHYALEGYPVSEVISYYWQGAPRLFTDDHAREAYLFDGEAPDPGQIVTLEHLGESMRTIAEEGADAVYEGEIGEAIADEVQSKGGFLTTSDLAAFEPEFLDPVSTTYNGAEIFELPPNNQGLIALEALNIAEAIGAGEHEYDSPDRVHAFAEATKLAFVDGHHYVTDPDYETVPPLGSKAYARERAAAIGERAIQDPAVGVPTKAAEDADTALLTVGDAEGNLVSYINSRFAGFGSGLVAGDTGIALQNRGASFSLDPEHPNRLEPGKRPFHTLVPAIAKFDEDDWAAFGVMGGYMQPQGHVQVVSNLVDYGMGVQEALDAPRWRYREEGALGVEERFPNQTGLVRKGHDVQVLPPVMFGGAQLVRRTGDVLTGATEPRKDGQAVGF, from the coding sequence ATGAGCACCGACTACGACCTCGACCGATTCGACTCGAGACGCTCCTCGGTCCACGCCACCGGCGGGATGGTCGCCACGAGCCAACCCCTGGCAGCCCAGGCCGGCCTCTCGATCCTCGAGGACGGCGGGAACGCCTTCGACGCCGCCGTCGCCACCGCGGCCGCGCTGAACGTCGTCGAACCCACGTCGACCGGTCTCGGCGGCGACGTCTTCGCCCTCTACCGAACCGCCGACGGCGAGGTCGGCGCCATGCGCGCCTGCGGCGGCGCCCCCGCCGAGGCGACCATCGAGAACGTGACGCGCTCCGTCCAGGAGCGAGAGGACGCCGTCGACTGGTACCCCGAATCCAGGGGCTACGCCGTCGACGACACCGGGGATGACGACCTCGAGATGCCGTTCCTGGGCCCGCACGCGGTCACGGTTCCCGGGACGGCCCGCGGCTGGGAGGCCACCGTCGAAGAGCTGGGGACGCTGACGCTCGCTGACGTCCTCGAGCCGGCTATTCACTACGCCCTCGAGGGATACCCCGTCTCGGAGGTCATCTCCTATTACTGGCAGGGCGCACCCCGTCTCTTTACCGACGACCACGCCCGCGAGGCCTACCTGTTCGACGGCGAGGCACCCGATCCAGGTCAGATCGTCACGCTCGAGCACCTGGGCGAGTCGATGCGAACCATTGCCGAGGAGGGCGCCGACGCGGTCTACGAGGGCGAGATCGGCGAGGCCATCGCCGACGAGGTGCAGTCGAAGGGCGGTTTCCTCACAACTTCGGACCTCGCAGCCTTCGAACCCGAGTTTCTCGACCCCGTGAGCACTACCTACAACGGCGCGGAGATTTTCGAACTGCCGCCGAACAACCAGGGGCTGATCGCACTCGAGGCGCTGAACATCGCGGAAGCAATCGGCGCGGGCGAACACGAGTACGACTCCCCAGATCGGGTGCACGCGTTCGCGGAGGCGACGAAACTCGCGTTCGTCGACGGCCATCACTACGTCACCGATCCGGACTACGAGACGGTGCCGCCGCTGGGATCGAAGGCCTACGCCCGCGAGCGCGCCGCGGCGATCGGCGAGCGGGCGATCCAGGACCCCGCGGTCGGCGTGCCGACGAAGGCCGCCGAGGACGCCGACACCGCGCTCCTGACCGTCGGCGACGCGGAAGGCAATCTCGTCTCCTACATCAACTCCCGCTTCGCCGGCTTCGGGAGCGGACTGGTCGCCGGGGACACCGGCATCGCCCTCCAGAACCGCGGCGCCTCGTTCTCACTCGACCCCGAGCATCCGAACCGCCTCGAGCCTGGCAAACGGCCGTTTCACACTCTCGTGCCGGCCATCGCGAAATTCGACGAGGACGACTGGGCGGCCTTCGGCGTGATGGGTGGATACATGCAACCCCAGGGCCACGTCCAGGTCGTCTCGAACCTGGTCGACTACGGGATGGGCGTCCAGGAAGCGCTCGACGCGCCGCGCTGGCGCTACCGCGAGGAGGGGGCGCTCGGCGTCGAGGAACGGTTCCCGAACCAGACCGGACTCGTCCGCAAAGGACACGACGTGCAGGTGCTTCCACCCGTGATGTTCGGAGGTGCACAACTCGTTCGCCGCACCGGAGACGTGCTTACCGGGGCGACGGAGCCGCGAAAAGACGGTCAGGCGGTCGGGTTCTAG
- the dinB gene encoding DNA polymerase IV, producing MANEPYLPGVDRSDEREDRIVLHVDADCFYAACERLREPELEGEPVVVGMGYEPGDSVGAVATASYEARAFGVESAQAISTALEALPRRVDVEDDLDSDLAVEETGHYRPVDMDHYQSVAAEVKDVLHDCADVVREVSVDEAYLDVTERTAWSVVDGFARHVKDRIRREVGISVSVGVAPSMSAAKIASDFDKPDGLTVVRPGEVREFLAPLDVDLLHGVGPVTARELRSMGLETAADVASADPEPLVDQFGERGRELHERARGDDDRRVEPKGLPKSFSRESAFDGPVEDPEPKLELVETLAAAVADRARREGALYRTVGVKAVRPPYEVNTRERSLPGPVDEPDLVREIALDLFAEFESDPVRKLGVRVANLEFSEADQASLDSVDWEDRAGSNGADSSSGTDDGENDAFGGEDSSSSTERVTDAVEQLDLETALASNSGGRDEAERSTDDDDEERANRETSVRGSGQASLDEFE from the coding sequence ATGGCCAACGAACCGTACCTCCCCGGCGTCGACCGCTCCGACGAGCGCGAGGACCGCATCGTCCTCCACGTCGACGCCGACTGTTTCTACGCGGCCTGCGAGCGCCTCCGCGAACCCGAACTCGAGGGCGAACCGGTCGTCGTCGGCATGGGGTACGAACCCGGCGACTCGGTCGGAGCCGTCGCCACCGCTAGCTACGAGGCGCGCGCATTCGGCGTCGAGAGCGCCCAGGCCATCTCGACGGCGCTCGAGGCGCTTCCCCGCCGGGTCGACGTCGAGGACGACCTTGACTCAGACCTCGCCGTCGAAGAGACCGGCCACTACCGTCCGGTCGACATGGACCACTACCAGTCGGTCGCCGCCGAGGTGAAGGACGTTCTCCACGACTGCGCCGACGTCGTCCGCGAGGTCAGCGTCGACGAGGCCTACCTGGACGTGACCGAGCGCACCGCCTGGTCGGTCGTCGACGGCTTCGCCCGCCACGTCAAAGACCGCATCCGTCGCGAGGTCGGCATCAGCGTCAGCGTCGGCGTCGCGCCCTCGATGAGCGCGGCCAAAATCGCCAGTGACTTCGACAAACCGGACGGCCTGACCGTGGTCCGGCCCGGTGAGGTCCGCGAGTTCCTGGCCCCGCTCGACGTCGACTTGCTCCACGGCGTCGGCCCCGTGACGGCCCGCGAACTGCGGTCGATGGGGCTCGAGACGGCCGCGGACGTCGCTAGCGCCGATCCAGAGCCCCTCGTCGACCAATTCGGCGAGCGCGGCCGCGAACTCCACGAGCGTGCGCGGGGAGACGACGACCGGCGCGTCGAACCGAAGGGACTGCCCAAGAGCTTCTCGCGGGAGTCGGCGTTCGACGGGCCCGTCGAGGATCCTGAACCGAAACTCGAACTGGTGGAGACGCTCGCGGCGGCCGTCGCCGACCGTGCCCGACGTGAGGGCGCACTGTACCGGACCGTGGGCGTGAAGGCCGTCCGTCCGCCCTACGAGGTCAACACGCGCGAGCGCTCGTTGCCCGGACCGGTCGACGAACCCGACCTCGTTCGGGAGATCGCTCTGGACCTGTTCGCCGAGTTCGAGTCCGATCCCGTGCGCAAACTCGGCGTCAGAGTGGCGAACCTCGAGTTCAGCGAGGCCGACCAGGCGAGCCTCGATAGCGTCGACTGGGAGGATCGGGCGGGATCGAACGGGGCGGACTCGAGTTCCGGTACCGATGACGGCGAGAACGACGCGTTCGGTGGTGAGGACTCGAGTTCGTCCACCGAGAGGGTGACCGACGCCGTAGAACAACTCGACCTCGAAACCGCCCTCGCGTCGAATTCGGGCGGTCGTGACGAGGCCGAACGGTCTACCGACGATGACGACGAGGAACGAGCGAACCGCGAGACGTCGGTTCGGGGCTCCGGACAGGCCTCCCTCGACGAGTTCGAGTAG
- a CDS encoding J domain-containing protein, with protein sequence MTDDIDFYDLLDVSSDASQDDIKQAFREQVRVYHPDLNDDDRAQAQFTALKKAYDILGDPVERQAYDRLGHEDYVAKRTSGLPSPDLWKSATDADADTDANVDADADENDGDDSSDLDSGSDSESGSRSRSSTASHTTKSTASSATSAGGTTYSRKSSTTSGAGSASASASATGTGTNADTGTDARSNATASSARAGRTTTGTAGPTGTRTESTPHSHSHSRSGRLTDNTLARWWRDQNFAWPLIWTSILVYLAGLVHFGLEHENALSNLALELQSIGPEPNALWTFLSTSRHGISTPIAFVSSVEPVAPPSPLEPIQWYGVLAGVVCLSVLLVLAARIAWREETWGPISIDETIVLGVALTAATMAVGGPMLAGSVLMPLLIGVVVHRTHQLPGWSPSYLYVLGVLAPLVGFVVAAAGYATLPADLALFVVVPLLGALGLPLRVSVRKRFGR encoded by the coding sequence ATGACCGACGATATCGACTTCTACGACCTTCTCGACGTTTCATCTGACGCCTCCCAGGACGACATCAAGCAGGCGTTTCGCGAACAGGTCCGGGTCTACCACCCGGATCTGAACGACGACGACCGGGCACAGGCGCAGTTTACGGCGCTCAAGAAGGCCTACGACATTCTGGGAGATCCGGTCGAACGCCAGGCCTACGACCGCCTCGGGCACGAAGATTACGTCGCCAAGCGAACGTCGGGGCTCCCCTCGCCAGACCTCTGGAAGTCGGCTACTGACGCGGACGCGGATACAGACGCGAACGTGGATGCGGATGCAGACGAGAACGATGGAGACGACTCCTCGGATTTGGATTCGGGTTCAGATTCAGAATCGGGATCGAGGTCGCGTTCGTCGACGGCCTCCCACACCACGAAATCGACTGCCTCGAGCGCTACGTCGGCAGGCGGGACCACGTACTCGCGGAAATCGAGTACGACTTCCGGGGCGGGATCGGCCAGCGCGTCCGCCTCGGCTACGGGTACCGGTACGAACGCCGACACCGGAACAGACGCCCGCTCGAACGCGACCGCCTCGAGTGCAAGGGCAGGCAGGACGACGACCGGCACCGCCGGTCCGACGGGCACCCGAACCGAGTCGACCCCCCACTCTCACTCTCACTCGAGGTCGGGCCGACTGACCGACAACACGCTCGCCCGGTGGTGGCGCGATCAGAACTTCGCCTGGCCGCTCATCTGGACGTCGATCCTCGTATATCTCGCCGGACTCGTCCACTTCGGGCTCGAGCACGAGAACGCGCTCTCGAACCTGGCGCTGGAACTGCAGTCGATCGGCCCCGAGCCGAACGCCCTCTGGACGTTCCTCTCGACCAGTCGGCACGGCATTTCGACCCCCATCGCGTTCGTCTCGAGCGTCGAACCGGTCGCCCCGCCCTCGCCCCTCGAACCGATCCAGTGGTACGGCGTCCTGGCTGGGGTCGTCTGCCTCTCGGTGCTCCTCGTGCTCGCCGCCCGAATCGCCTGGCGCGAGGAGACCTGGGGGCCGATTTCGATCGACGAAACCATCGTCCTCGGGGTCGCGCTCACCGCAGCGACGATGGCCGTCGGCGGGCCGATGCTCGCGGGAAGCGTCCTCATGCCGCTGCTGATCGGCGTCGTCGTTCACCGGACCCACCAGCTTCCGGGGTGGTCGCCCTCGTACCTCTACGTTCTGGGCGTCCTCGCGCCCCTCGTCGGGTTCGTCGTCGCCGCTGCCGGCTACGCGACGCTCCCGGCTGACCTGGCGCTGTTCGTCGTCGTTCCGCTGCTCGGCGCGCTAGGGCTCCCACTCCGCGTGAGCGTTCGAAAGCGGTTCGGGCGGTAG
- a CDS encoding uracil-DNA glycosylase family protein: protein MENVTDRTSNPFGMRPPFQRHDPGNVPAVFGYGDANADFHLIGDHPGVHGGETTAIPFTEREASERLLDVFRAVGFVSGPARKPAFSNFFADYLHMCTLPGGRPPTRDEYDELERYFDAELRAINAHILLPVGAKATDHVLQEYTTQRRRIDLDMPALHATEIRGRGFMVVPILDPAEWEAEDRERLLERLEAILDSDYRQTKGVATRIG, encoded by the coding sequence GTGGAGAACGTCACCGACCGGACGAGCAACCCCTTCGGCATGCGACCGCCCTTCCAGAGGCACGACCCCGGGAACGTTCCGGCCGTGTTCGGCTACGGCGACGCCAACGCGGACTTTCACCTCATCGGAGACCATCCCGGCGTCCACGGCGGCGAGACCACCGCCATCCCGTTCACCGAGCGCGAGGCGAGCGAGCGTCTCCTGGACGTCTTCCGTGCCGTCGGATTCGTCAGCGGTCCCGCCCGAAAACCGGCCTTCTCGAACTTCTTTGCCGACTACCTCCACATGTGTACCCTTCCCGGCGGCCGCCCGCCAACCAGGGACGAGTACGACGAACTCGAGCGCTACTTCGACGCCGAATTGCGCGCAATCAACGCACACATCCTCCTGCCGGTCGGTGCCAAAGCGACCGATCACGTCCTCCAGGAGTACACGACCCAGCGCCGACGGATCGACCTCGATATGCCCGCCCTCCACGCGACGGAGATCCGCGGTCGTGGGTTCATGGTCGTCCCGATTCTCGACCCGGCTGAGTGGGAAGCGGAGGACCGAGAGCGGTTGCTCGAGCGACTCGAGGCGATTCTCGATTCGGACTACCGGCAGACGAAGGGCGTGGCGACGCGAATCGGTTGA
- a CDS encoding bifunctional methylenetetrahydrofolate dehydrogenase/methenyltetrahydrofolate cyclohydrolase, whose product MTTIIDGKAVASEIRADLTGAIETLADAGARPGLATVLMGDDPASQTYVNMKQRDCEEVGIEPHHVDVPGDAAPEDLYEVIAELNDDPDVHGYLVQSPVPDHVEYRDVIRRIDPMKDVDGFHPENVGRLVAGDARFRPCTPHGVQKLLEFAGIDTEGADVTIVGRSDIVGKPLANLLIQKADDGNATVTVCHSRTDDLAAKTRTADVVIAAVGVPELIDGSMIDEGATVIDVGVNRVDADTEKGYELVGDVDFESAKERAGAITPVPGGVGPMTRAMLLYNTVKAASLQEGIDVELP is encoded by the coding sequence ATGACAACGATCATCGACGGGAAGGCGGTCGCAAGCGAGATACGAGCCGATCTCACCGGAGCGATCGAGACGCTCGCGGACGCCGGCGCCCGTCCTGGACTGGCGACCGTCCTGATGGGCGACGATCCGGCGAGTCAGACGTACGTGAACATGAAACAGCGCGACTGCGAGGAGGTTGGCATCGAACCTCACCACGTCGATGTCCCCGGAGACGCTGCCCCCGAGGACCTGTACGAGGTCATCGCGGAACTCAACGACGACCCCGACGTTCACGGTTATCTCGTCCAGTCGCCGGTCCCCGACCACGTCGAGTATCGGGACGTGATCCGGCGAATCGACCCCATGAAGGACGTCGACGGCTTTCACCCCGAGAACGTCGGGCGACTGGTCGCTGGCGACGCCCGATTCCGGCCCTGCACCCCCCACGGCGTCCAGAAATTGCTCGAATTTGCCGGGATCGACACCGAGGGCGCGGACGTGACCATCGTCGGACGCTCGGACATCGTCGGCAAGCCCCTCGCGAACCTGCTGATCCAGAAGGCCGACGACGGCAACGCGACGGTGACCGTCTGTCACTCCCGGACCGACGACCTCGCGGCCAAGACGCGCACGGCGGACGTCGTGATCGCCGCCGTCGGCGTTCCAGAACTGATCGACGGCTCGATGATCGACGAGGGCGCAACCGTCATCGATGTCGGGGTCAACCGCGTGGACGCGGACACCGAGAAGGGATACGAACTCGTCGGCGACGTTGACTTCGAGAGCGCGAAGGAGCGAGCTGGTGCGATCACCCCCGTCCCCGGTGGCGTCGGCCCCATGACGCGCGCGATGTTGCTCTACAACACGGTCAAAGCCGCCAGCCTGCAGGAGGGAATCGACGTCGAGTTGCCCTGA